From a region of the Paraburkholderia hospita genome:
- a CDS encoding phytanoyl-CoA dioxygenase family protein, whose product MTKHLTEAQIAHFKQHGYVYPMRAISAQEAAEYRRVIEQYEASSGEDVNKTLKIKGHLALPAIVELARRPAILDAVEDLIGPDIMLFGASIFAKNGRDPRYVSWHQDSTYFGLTPHEEVTVWVALTPANSVNGVLRVLPGSHSGPDLKHVETYAKDNMLAKGQTLVGIDEALAVEMPLQPGEFSMHHERTAHSSLPNRSDDRRIGFAFFYVPAHVRSASGRRRATLVRGVDRFDHWDPDTLPEYDCDPRSMSELAQTWGKYKDGEVKQAADMIAPQ is encoded by the coding sequence ATGACGAAGCACCTGACCGAAGCGCAGATCGCGCACTTCAAACAGCACGGCTATGTCTACCCGATGCGCGCGATCAGTGCGCAAGAGGCGGCGGAGTATCGCCGCGTCATCGAGCAATACGAGGCGTCTTCCGGCGAGGACGTCAACAAGACCCTGAAAATCAAGGGTCATCTCGCCCTGCCGGCGATCGTCGAGCTCGCGCGTCGTCCGGCCATTCTCGATGCCGTCGAGGATCTCATCGGGCCGGACATCATGCTGTTCGGCGCGTCTATCTTCGCGAAGAACGGCCGCGATCCGCGTTATGTGTCGTGGCATCAGGACTCGACGTACTTCGGGCTCACGCCGCACGAGGAAGTGACCGTGTGGGTCGCGCTCACGCCCGCGAACTCAGTCAACGGCGTGTTGCGCGTTCTGCCCGGCTCGCACAGCGGACCCGACTTGAAGCACGTCGAAACCTATGCGAAGGACAACATGCTCGCGAAAGGGCAGACGCTTGTCGGTATCGACGAAGCCCTCGCTGTCGAAATGCCGCTCCAGCCCGGCGAATTCTCGATGCATCACGAACGCACCGCACACAGCTCGCTGCCCAACCGCTCGGACGACAGACGCATCGGCTTCGCGTTCTTCTATGTGCCGGCGCATGTCCGTTCGGCCTCGGGCCGCCGTCGCGCGACGCTCGTGCGCGGCGTCGACCGCTTCGATCACTGGGACCCGGACACGCTGCCCGAATACGACTGCGATCCGCGCTCGATGAGCGAACTCGCGCAAACGTGGGGCAAGTATAAGGATGGGGAAGTGAAACAGGCAGCGGATATGATCGCGCCGCAATGA
- a CDS encoding amino acid ABC transporter ATP-binding protein: MNISNDVPPIIMRAADAAGPSSSLCGEAVRPGAETVLQLNGISKSFGENQVLRDVSLTVHKGETVCLLGPSGCGKSTLLRCVNWLEIPDAGTVHVSGRRMGVREGSSIKMSDAELARSRARIGMVFQHFALWPHLTVLQNVMEAPLHVLGRPRDEVRADAERLLERVGLAGKMDAFPSRLSGGQKQRVGIARALAMKPDILLFDEPTSALDPMLVGEVLNVMRSLAQEGATMVIVTHEMEFARQVASRVVFMDAGQVIESAPPKQFFSAPQTPRARQFLARFRSPHHAADQAADDWSEASKLA, from the coding sequence ATGAACATTTCGAACGACGTCCCGCCCATCATCATGCGCGCAGCCGATGCGGCCGGACCTTCGTCCAGCCTTTGCGGCGAGGCGGTGCGGCCCGGCGCGGAAACGGTCCTGCAACTCAACGGCATCTCGAAGTCGTTCGGCGAGAACCAGGTGCTGCGCGACGTCTCGCTCACCGTGCACAAGGGCGAGACCGTGTGCCTGCTGGGACCGTCGGGATGTGGCAAGTCGACGCTGCTGCGCTGCGTGAACTGGCTCGAAATTCCCGACGCGGGCACGGTCCATGTGTCCGGCCGGCGCATGGGCGTGCGCGAAGGTTCGTCCATCAAGATGAGCGACGCCGAACTCGCGCGTTCGCGCGCGCGCATCGGCATGGTGTTTCAACATTTCGCGCTGTGGCCGCACCTGACGGTACTGCAGAACGTAATGGAAGCACCGTTGCACGTGCTCGGGCGTCCGCGCGACGAAGTACGCGCGGACGCCGAACGTTTGCTGGAACGCGTCGGTCTCGCGGGCAAGATGGATGCGTTTCCGTCGCGGCTGTCTGGCGGACAGAAGCAGCGCGTGGGCATCGCGCGTGCGCTCGCGATGAAACCCGACATCCTGCTGTTCGACGAACCGACCAGCGCGCTCGACCCGATGCTCGTGGGCGAAGTGCTGAACGTGATGCGCTCGCTCGCGCAGGAAGGTGCGACCATGGTGATCGTCACGCACGAGATGGAGTTCGCGCGGCAAGTGGCAAGCCGCGTCGTGTTCATGGATGCGGGTCAGGTGATCGAGAGCGCCCCGCCCAAGCAGTTCTTCAGCGCGCCGCAGACGCCGCGCGCGCGGCAGTTTCTCGCACGTTTCCGCTCGCCGCATCATGCAGCCGACCAGGCGGCCGACGATTGGAGCGAGGCTTCGAAGCTCGCCTGA
- a CDS encoding amino acid ABC transporter permease has translation MTEHFLIVWQQRADVLSGLLDTLGLLAVAAVASLVLGALLTPALMSKRPAIARLATLYVDAMRCAPFLLFVYLIYFGLPSAGIRLSNWWAGAIALILYNTAYMAELLRGAWAGLPTPMIEAARAYGFHGFGLVRRIILPQVFTVALPMIGNQLVQIVKDSAFLTVIAVGELTHQMNGIQATYFIPFAAFITAVLLYWAICLVIEGGSGLLSRFAEERRA, from the coding sequence ATGACGGAGCACTTTCTGATCGTCTGGCAACAGCGCGCGGACGTGCTGTCGGGTCTGCTCGACACGCTCGGGCTGCTTGCGGTGGCGGCCGTTGCGTCGCTCGTACTGGGCGCGCTGCTCACGCCCGCGCTGATGTCGAAGCGCCCGGCGATCGCGCGCCTCGCGACCCTCTATGTCGACGCGATGCGCTGTGCGCCCTTCCTCCTGTTCGTCTATCTGATCTATTTCGGTCTGCCCTCGGCGGGCATCCGCCTGTCGAACTGGTGGGCCGGCGCGATCGCGCTGATTCTCTACAACACCGCCTACATGGCCGAGCTGTTGCGCGGCGCGTGGGCCGGCCTGCCCACGCCGATGATCGAGGCCGCGCGCGCCTACGGCTTTCACGGATTCGGTCTGGTTCGCCGCATCATCCTGCCGCAGGTGTTCACGGTTGCCTTGCCGATGATCGGCAACCAGCTCGTGCAGATCGTCAAGGACAGCGCGTTCCTCACGGTGATCGCGGTGGGCGAGCTCACACATCAGATGAACGGCATTCAGGCCACATATTTCATTCCGTTTGCCGCGTTCATCACGGCTGTGCTGCTGTACTGGGCCATCTGCCTCGTGATCGAAGGCGGCAGCGGTTTACTGTCGAGATTCGCCGAGGAACGCAGAGCATGA
- a CDS encoding amino acid ABC transporter permease, with the protein MNAFDYWSIAQGALATVVLSVASIVLGVPLGLGLALIRWARVPFLNRVVVAYVSLIRSCPAVTLTLLIFFALPQFGISLDPTPAAILALTISTAAFNCEIWRAALINFPRDQYDAALAFAMPRTVRFRRIVMPQIWRASLPGLVNEMTLQIKSTPAVAVIGIVEITRAALRVGARTYDPLPPFVFALVLYGLIVFVLIKAQRVIERRQPVEARA; encoded by the coding sequence ATGAACGCCTTCGATTACTGGAGCATCGCTCAGGGCGCGCTGGCGACCGTGGTTCTCTCGGTCGCCAGCATCGTGCTCGGCGTGCCGCTGGGGCTGGGCCTCGCGCTGATCCGCTGGGCCCGCGTGCCGTTCCTGAACCGCGTCGTCGTCGCTTACGTGAGCCTCATTCGCTCGTGTCCCGCCGTGACGCTCACGCTGCTGATCTTCTTCGCGTTGCCGCAGTTCGGCATCTCGCTCGATCCGACACCCGCCGCGATACTTGCGCTCACCATCAGCACCGCCGCGTTCAACTGCGAGATCTGGCGCGCGGCCCTGATCAACTTTCCGCGCGATCAATACGACGCCGCTCTCGCCTTCGCGATGCCGCGCACGGTGCGCTTCCGCCGCATCGTGATGCCACAGATCTGGCGCGCGAGCCTGCCGGGTCTCGTCAACGAGATGACCTTGCAGATCAAGTCGACACCCGCGGTCGCGGTCATCGGTATCGTCGAAATCACGCGCGCGGCCTTGCGTGTCGGTGCGCGCACGTACGATCCTTTACCGCCCTTCGTGTTTGCGCTCGTGCTTTACGGGCTCATCGTGTTCGTGCTCATCAAGGCGCAGCGTGTGATCGAGCGCCGCCAACCCGTGGAGGCTCGTGCATGA
- a CDS encoding transporter substrate-binding domain-containing protein yields MSVRLTRRDPGQSKQRTAVTLLRTCALALVATLGIVHAAHAASAEEIKARGYLSVATEDDYTPFEFVAEGKNTGYDNDLLALVRKKIGVDVKQQVMPWSGILPGVTTGKYDMALTAVLVTEERKKIFDFATPTCESITFYATKKDSPIKNPDDLVGKVVGAETGSAMLADLKLFDEQLKKKHGGNGIKQIVEYQSYPEAYQDLGVGRVDAVANTQISLNSLVKTRPDAFAVGQAIGKPTYIAWAVKKGNTDVLKMVDAALLELRKSGEMYQLQQKWLGASYKDMPQSVN; encoded by the coding sequence ATGTCAGTCCGTCTTACCCGCCGCGATCCTGGCCAGTCAAAACAGCGCACCGCCGTTACGCTGCTGCGCACATGCGCGCTTGCGCTCGTCGCCACCTTAGGCATCGTTCATGCGGCGCATGCAGCGAGCGCCGAGGAAATCAAGGCGCGCGGCTATCTGAGCGTCGCGACCGAGGATGACTACACCCCGTTCGAATTCGTTGCTGAAGGCAAGAACACCGGCTATGACAACGATCTGCTCGCGCTGGTACGCAAGAAGATCGGTGTGGACGTGAAACAGCAAGTCATGCCGTGGTCCGGCATTCTGCCGGGCGTGACCACCGGCAAATACGACATGGCGCTGACCGCCGTGCTCGTCACCGAAGAGCGCAAAAAGATCTTTGACTTCGCAACCCCGACCTGCGAATCCATCACCTTCTACGCGACCAAAAAAGATTCGCCGATCAAGAACCCCGACGATCTCGTCGGCAAGGTCGTCGGCGCAGAAACGGGCAGCGCCATGCTTGCGGACCTCAAACTCTTCGATGAGCAGTTGAAGAAGAAACACGGCGGAAATGGCATCAAGCAAATCGTCGAATACCAGTCGTACCCGGAGGCGTATCAGGATCTTGGCGTGGGACGTGTCGACGCCGTCGCCAACACCCAGATCAGCCTGAACTCCCTCGTCAAGACCCGGCCGGATGCGTTCGCCGTCGGTCAGGCAATCGGCAAGCCAACCTACATCGCCTGGGCCGTGAAGAAGGGCAACACCGACGTGCTGAAGATGGTGGACGCCGCGCTGCTCGAACTGCGCAAGAGCGGCGAGATGTACCAGCTTCAGCAGAAGTGGCTCGGTGCGAGCTACAAGGACATGCCGCAGTCGGTCAACTGA